The Synechococcus sp. MVIR-18-1 region TAGCATTAGGAGGTTACTGGCTATTGTATGGTTCATATGTTCATCCAGAATATTCGCTATTTCCACTCTTCATTTATTATTTTGTAGCGTGGCCTGCTTTCCGTCATAGTGATGCTTGGGAAAAACTAAACAGGAAATAAAATTTTCATACTCTTGACTTGAACAGACATAGGGTATACATTAATCCAATTTTCTTAAAGTAAATATATGGTTTGGCCTTTAAAATTTTTTAAATATGATAATCAGTCAGTCGTATCCCCAATATCTTTAGAAGTCATTTGTTCTGGTAACCGTAACCCTGTACTTGACTGCAGCTGCTTCAATAATGTAGCAATTGACAGACTGTTCTGCCCATCACGTTCTCCAATCAGATTGACTTCTTCAACTTCGATGGGTTGCACAGTATCGCTTAGCATCGTTAGAAGCGGTTCCAGCTTTTGCAATAGGAACAGACGCTTGGCATCGCTACCTGATCGTTTTAGTGACTCAACAAGATCACGTAATCCTTCTGCTTGAGACCTTCCTTGTTCAATAATTGTTGCAGCTTCACCTTTCGCTTCAGCCATCATTGTTTGACATTCTGATTCCGCAGGAGCGATAACATCAGCTTCTAATTGTTGTAAAACTTGCTTGATACGTTGTTCCTGTACTGGAAGCTCTGCTTCTGCACGAGCCAGCTCAGCACCAATACGTGCCTCTTCCTCAGCAACCAAGGCGTCACGCTTTGTTAGTGCATCCTGAACGCGTTTATTTGCATTCGCTGTCGCAATTGCCAGGTCTTTATCAAGTCGACGTAGCGATGTAATACGTTCGTTTTCTGCACGCTTCACAGCAGATTGAGATTTGGCCTCTGCTTCTGCTATTCGTGAATCCCTCTTCAATTCAACTAGTTGCTTCCTACCAATTGAATCAAGATACAAAACATCATCGGAGATATTTTGAATTTGGAGAGTATCTAACACCAAACCTAGCTTTTGAAGATCGTCTTCCGCTTCCTCTAGTAGCGTTCGTGCAAAGGTTACCTTGTCCTCATTTAATTGCTCCGGAGTTAAACTAGCCATGACACCTCGAAGATTCCCTTCAAGGGTTTCTTTTGCAATATGCCGAATTTCGTCTTGCGATTTCCCAATTAAACGTTCAATGGCGTTATGAATACCTGGTTCGTCACCTGAAATTTTTATGTTTGCAACGCCAGACACGTTTAAAGGAATACCACCACGTGAATAAGCGCTTTCAACTTGCAAATCAATGATCATATTGCTTAGGTCTAATCGCATCACCTCTTCGAGCAATGGGATGCGCAAAGCACTACCGCCTCGAACGGTTCGATAACCAACTGTTTGACCTGATCCAGTTGTGCGTCTAAGACCGGCAAAAATCAAAGCTTCGCTCGGTTGACAGATGTAATACAACTTTTTGAGGAGCACTATGAAGGCCCATACGCCCGCTCCGCCTGTTAGAAGAATAGACAAAAACATTACTGATTACCTCTGTTTGAAAGGGTGTCGATCAGGTCAATACCAAAGATTTCTTTGACTTGATCAAAGAACTGTCGTACGACGACGTGATTCAGCGCTACGAGGCTGGCAAGGCTGGATGCATCGTTGCCATCCAACGTTGTGATCCTTTTCAAATGAAGACGTCCTGGAAGACGTGTGGCGTGATCAAGCACCATTTCAATTTGCTGAAGAAGAAACACAAGCTCTGCTGTGCTGCCTGCCTCTTCCCAAACCTGAGTGAGCAGATCATTCACTAAGGCACTTGCTTTAACGTCCTCCGCCGTTGCAGCAGCCATTCCACGAGCTCTCAGCTCTTTTGCCTTTTGATTGGCTTGAGCTGGAAGGACTTGTTCGGCTTGCAGCCGTAGTCGTTCTAGCTCCGCCCTAACTTTTTGAAGTTTTTGCTCCGCTATCGCTCTAGCTTCCAGTTCCGCTGCTTCTGTTCGCTGCTCTTCAGATCGTGCCTTTTTTTCCATTAAGGCAACTTTGGTTCGCACACCGTTGTCCTTTTCAAGCACGACGGTCTGCGCATCAGTCCGAACCACTTCGGCTTTTTCCTCCATTTCAGCTTCAATCCGCTCGGCTTGACCGATCGCTTCAGCTTCAGCAATCTCAGCATCACGAACGATCTGAGCCACTCTTCTGCGACTGATTGAGTTGAGATAATCAACATCGTCGGAAACGCTTTGGATCTTTAACGTGTCCAGCTGAAGTCCGAGTCGCCTCAGATCATCTCCTACATCCTTGGCAATTTGCTCAGCAAAACGTAGTCGGTCCTCATTGACCTCTTCTGGCGTGAGCTGAGCGAGAACACTACGTAAATTTCCTTCTAGGTTTTCTTGGGCAACCTGAATAATTTCACGAGGATCGCGTCCCAGGAAACGTTCAATTGCGTTGTTACGAACATCAGGATCCGTACTGACCTTCACATTGGCAATGGCCTGAATATTCAGCGGTGTACCTCCATTAGAATAGGCATTTTTTACTTCAACTAAGACTGGTAGCAGCGTGACATCCATACGCCGTGCTGTCTCGAGCACTGGTTTTACAAATGTCCAGCCGCCGTTTGCAACGACGCGATATCCCTTCAAGCCCTGACTTCCCTGATTGGTACGCGATCCCGTTACCACCAGCATCTCGTTGGGTCGACAAATCCGAATCATCCATCGACTTAGAAGTGTCAGTCCAACGAGACTGACGACAACAATTCCAACCCCACCTGCGATTGTGTTGTTTTGATCCCTAGACAGGAAACCAACCGATGGTGAGGGCTGCTCACTGAGCAGTCGTGAAGACATGGGCAACGGGAAGCTGATCCTGGGTTAGCTCCGTAGAAGAAGATTGTCCACAAACCTCACAACCGGTCCACGCGCAGGGTGTATTCATCACTGGCCAGCACGACCACAGCCGTACCTTCTTCAAGTCGTCCCGCGTTGCTCAGGGCTGGTCTTCGAATCAAACTGCCACGCACGCGTAATTCAACAAAACCACGTTCCGCTTGGGTGATAGGCAATGTCACCAAAGCCTGTTGACCAATAAAGTCGTCATTGCGGATGAGTGTGTCTGCCTCCCGACGGCTCATAAGGCGCAACACATGAGATGCAGCCCATCCCATACCCAAACCCATTGAACAAGCAACAAACAAGGAAAGGAATCCACTGTCCTTTGGGCTAAGCAACAACATCAACAGTCCACACAAGCCGAACCCACAGAGACCAAACGACCAAAACGGAGTACTGAATAGCAGGCTTAGGTTTCCGCCCGAACCATCACCATCAAACCCTCCGCCATCGAGACCATTGCCATCGTTATCAAGGGAGAAGGCGATTAAAACTGCTCCTGCAACAAGGCAAAAGGAATAGGTCCAAATCATCGATACTCAGCCGCTGAGTGTTCATAATGGTGGTCTTGATCAATTCTGGACCCATTACTCAAATACGTCTACTACCAATGGTTGAGTTTGATCAGCATATTCATGAGACTAAGGGAACCAAATCATTGAGATCGATGTCCCCTCCTGAAGCACCAACTTTTATTTCATTGAGATTAACAGTCTAAGAAAAGTATCTTTCCTCATCTCCACTGGTGTGACACCATGAATGATCAAAATTTATCCTCCCTACAAAACTGGAATGCATTTTGGGATTATCACCTCGGAGCCTGGGATGGGCAATGGACACGTTATAAACCAAGTGGAGAGTTGTCAGAATCCTTCTTAAGTAATCGATCGTTTGAATCCGATCCTGAAAAAAAGATTATTAATCAATTTAATCAGTATTTCTATAATCATGGCGAGCATGAGGAAAAGCATTGGACGTACAGCTTCAAAGATCACTGCAAAAAAGATGGATTCATGCATCCTGCGAGCGACTATATGCGGGGATTGGCTTTTCGCGATGGATCTGCTGCATGGCTTGTTCTTCAGGCCAAAAAAGAACAATATTTTCCAATGGAGCTTTTTCTTACCAACAAGAATGTTCGCTGCAGCGTTGGCATGCTTTATGGGGTCGATGGTGAACTTCAAAGAACAGCTTGCATTCGTGAGCGACGTAAGGATCTTGATGATTCATCGTGGTCGAATACAAGTGAGCTTGTTCCACCTTGGGAAAACAGAAACCAATGGCATGGAATCACTCAAATTATTGATACTGATTTGACTCGATCTTCGATTAATACCACGTTCGAAATGAAACCACAAACGAATGAAGAAGAATATTTTTTCCCTGATAACATTGTGTTACGTTGTCCAGCAAGAATCACTCTCAACCAAAAATTTACAATTACCGGGATCTGGCTTGAATCCAAAAATCATCTGAAAACAATCAAAGCATTCTATGGGAATGATTCAAAACTAATTGATGTTCGCTTCAGTATTTACAACCATAAATAGCTTTTGCACTTCAGCATGAGTCATGCATTCATGATGAGTAACTGATAGGCTTCATTGACTTTACGAAATGAATCGGGTGAACCGCCAAGATCTGGATGATGTTGTTTAACTAAGCGCCTATAAGACTTTTTAATAGAGTCTTGAGATGCCCCATGCTTGAGACCTAAAACTCGGAGTGCTTCGATGATTGATAACTCCGTAGATTTATTTCCTTCACCGTAGGACTGGTAGTTGCGATCTGAAGCTCGCTGATCAGACCTTGTTCTGCGACTTTTTTGTGAGCTCCTTTGTCTATTTTTTAATTCAAAGACAACCCGTTGTGGGTCTTCGTCAAGCCATTCACGAGACCTAATTCCATACAGAGCAAATGCTGCAAGTACTGCGCATCGCTTTTTTGTGACCGGCTTAAGCATGGCAGCAATTAAATCGGTACCCAGCCCAGGCATCAGCCGATCCAATCGTTGTTGAAGATTGAGATGAGGGTGAAAACTGGCCCGATTCAATGCATCGATTAGATGCTCAAGTTCGCTGAGACGAAGGGCATTCCATCCCTGCTGCTTTGCAAGGGCTTCTCCCCAACGTTCAACCTGTTCAGAAGAGACGGATGGTGCTGTGTCTCCATGCTCTTGTCGACGCGGATTTGAGCGCTGTTGTTGTTTTGACTGGGATTGTGTCCACTGACGCTGACGGAGCACATCAAGCTGCCTTTTCAGCTGCAGAACCTGTCTACGCAGACTGTCATTTTCAGCCAAAAGGGCGTCAACGTTGCTTGTAACCGTCTGACGACGATGCGGTTCTGCCGCTGACGACCATCGCCGAGGATCAAACCCCATTAGCAGCCAAAACAACGCACGGCATGCTCAGCCATCCTGCTCAGATCACCATAGGGTGAACGATCAGACTCTCACAGAGGTTGTTCACGTCCAGCATTCTGACCAAACTGTCTGTGAAGCGACCATCCTTTCAAAACCGACGATTCAGCTGACTTGAGTCCAATCCATAAAATGAATACGATCAGCAGATCGTTCACCATTAAATAGATTTATCATTCTCCATGAATATTATTCTCCTCAAAACGCAAGACTTTCTTAGTGATTCAAATACAGCACACATTCGTGATTATCGATTAACGCATATCTTAAAGGTCTTAAATCCAACTATTGGAGAATCATTAAAAGTAGGCCTACTGGGTGGTGATTGCGGTCATGGCATCGTTGAGTCTATTGATTCACAAGTTGTACGACTTAAGGTTGTTCTAAACCAATCAGCCCCTCCAAGGCATCAATTTGACATTGTCCTTGCCTTACCACGACCAAAGATGTTACGACGAATTTTACGTACGATTGCAGAATATGGTGTTAAGAATTTACACTTGATCAACAGCGCAAGAGTAGAGAAGAGTTACTGGCAAAGCCCTCTTTTGCAACCAGAAAAAATTCAGGAGTCACTCGTTGCAGGCATGGAACGCTCCAAAGATACACTGATGACGAATGTACAATTTTATCCACGGTTCCGCCCTTTTGTAGAAGATCAATTACCCCATCTCTGCGGATCTCGTAGCTGCTGGATTACAGACATGGGTGCAGAAAATTCAGCAATTGATCTTAATATTGCCTCAAAACCCTCTGTCGTCATGATTGGACCTGAAGGTGGATTCGTACCCTTTGAAGTTGATCTGGCAACGGCAAAGATTGCATCGCCAATACATCTAGGCACAAGAGTTCTTAGTGTTGATACGGCAGTCACCACAGTATTAGCTCAGGCATTGCCAAGTATTTAATATCAACGATCCATCAATGATTCAAAGAAGACAAGCAAAAGGCGCATGAATTAGGATGATCTTGAATTGAGGTGGATGCTGCTGCTTAGCAACATTGCGAGTAGAAAACCAAGGAATTGAACCATCACGACTGAAGGACCTGAAGGCAAATTTGTTAAGCCCGAGAAAAGGAGACCTAGCAATGCACATCCACCACCAATAGCAGAAGAAATCATCACATACACTGGAAAACTTCGACTCAATAAACGGCCAGCACAAGCGGGAATCACAACAAAGGCTGAAATGAGCAACACACCTACAGCCTTGATTGATATGGCAACCACAACAGCCAAAAGGATGACAAATGCCAAACCATGCCAACGCGTACGTACTCCCATCGCGCCCGCCAAATCCTGATTCAGTGTGAGCAATACTTGAGCCCGCATACTGAGGCCTAGATAGATCACACTTGCAACAAGAAAGACTGCAATCACAACGATATCGAGTGGACTAATACCGAGGATATCTCCAAACAACAACTGTTGAATACCTCCGCGGTACGTCTTCACGCGACTCAGCACCAGAATCGCTACGGCCAGTGAGCTTGAATAAACAATGTTAAGCAGCGCATCAGTGGGAAGAGCACTGCGTTCAACCAACTGACTCACAAGCAGTGCAAAAAGCACGGCAAAAGGAATCAATACAAGCGTGGGATTCACGCCAAGCAGAATGCCAAGAGTGATTCCCAACAGAGATGAATGGCCTAAAGCATCGCTGAAGAACGACAGCTGACGAAGTACGGCAAAGCTGCCGAGTACTCCGCCAAGGGCACCTGTAAGCATCCCTCCAAGCAACGCCCTTTGCATGAACGGCTCAGACAGAAGGCTCCAAAATTGAAATTCAACCATGGGGCTGAGGCACCATATTGAGGCCGTAAAGCTCTCCTAACCGCTCCTCACTGAGGGTTGCTTGCGGAGTGCCACTGCAGCGAAGACTCCGGTTCAGGCAAAGAACCTGATCGCTGCTGCGTCGAACCATCTCTAAGTCGTGCGAGACCTGCAAAACAGTCCAACCCTCCTCACGGCGTAGGTCGAGCAATTGCTGCTGAAACTGCTCATTGGAATGAACATCAAGACCGGCTTGCGCTTCATCGAGCACGAGCAAGCGTCGTGGACGAACAAGGCAAAAGGCCAGCAGAACACGTTTCAGCTGATCACCCGACAATTCCGTCAGCAAGCGTTTGCGTAGATCACAGGTTTGGGTTCGGTCTAAGGCTCTCAAGACAGCTGCTGTTCTTTGCTTACCCGACCTCCACGGCAGGCTTGGTCCTGGCAAGTCAAACCCAAAGCCCACAAACTCAGCAACACTGAGCGGAATCAACCCTTGAATCACAAGGTTTTGAGGTACATAAGCGATCTGAGCCCGCACAGAACGCGGCAAACAACCATTGGCAGCTATGGGCTGACCCAGCAGCTCAACACGCCCAGAAGCATGGGGAAGCAGTCCAAGCAAAGCAGCGACAAGCGTGCTCTTTCCTGCTCCATTGGGACCGACAAGGGCCGTGTCGCTTTCAGCAGGGAGAGAAAAGGAAACCCCCTCTACTGCCAAACGCCCTCGGCGTTCGACGCTTAGATCATGAACCTGGAGGATTGCTTCTTTCACACTCATCCTTAGCTTCCGAAGGACTGGATAAGGGAGGCCACGTTCTTGTCCATGACCTTGAAGTAAGTATCGGGCTGTTTAGAAGCTTGTTCTGAACCTGTTTCCAGCGGATCAAACGTCACGACCTTGACACCAAGATCTAAAGCCAACGCATTAAAAGAACGGTCACCTTCCTGGGGTTCACTCAAAAGGGCCTTGAGTTGTGACTGCTGTACCTTTTTGGACACGCGTTGGAGATCCTCTGGTGTGGGGTTCATCTCGGGAACATCAACGACAAAATCCGCTTTGAGACCATAACGCTCTGCGAAATAGGGAGCAAAGTCATGGAAAGCGATGAACGTCTGACCCCGGAAAGGCTTGAGCTGGGTTGCAATTGTTGTATTCAAGCCCTTCAGCTGAGAAGCGTATGCAGCCGCCCTTTTTGTGTACCCATCGGCGCAATCTGGATCAGCTTTCACAAGGCCATCACGGATATTTTCGACCTGTTGAACCGCACGGAGTGGGTCCAGCCAAATGTGAGGGTTGACCTCGCCATACTCCTGGTCCCCCTGCTTAGCTTCATCCTGATCGTCGTCTGACCTGATCACAGCCACGCCACGACTTGTATCGACAACTTGAAGCGAGTTATTGTTTGCTGAGGTAATTAATTTGTCTAGA contains the following coding sequences:
- a CDS encoding metal ABC transporter ATP-binding protein, whose amino-acid sequence is MSVKEAILQVHDLSVERRGRLAVEGVSFSLPAESDTALVGPNGAGKSTLVAALLGLLPHASGRVELLGQPIAANGCLPRSVRAQIAYVPQNLVIQGLIPLSVAEFVGFGFDLPGPSLPWRSGKQRTAAVLRALDRTQTCDLRKRLLTELSGDQLKRVLLAFCLVRPRRLLVLDEAQAGLDVHSNEQFQQQLLDLRREEGWTVLQVSHDLEMVRRSSDQVLCLNRSLRCSGTPQATLSEERLGELYGLNMVPQPHG
- a CDS encoding metal ABC transporter solute-binding protein, Zn/Mn family, with amino-acid sequence MFSLLRSKSFFSVSGALLLMAFLVSCGTSQKTNRNSDQSKLNVVTTFLPITLFTEAVAGECATVTSLIPPNLGPHDFQATPADISALSNASVLVKNGLGMEYFLDKLITSANNNSLQVVDTSRGVAVIRSDDDQDEAKQGDQEYGEVNPHIWLDPLRAVQQVENIRDGLVKADPDCADGYTKRAAAYASQLKGLNTTIATQLKPFRGQTFIAFHDFAPYFAERYGLKADFVVDVPEMNPTPEDLQRVSKKVQQSQLKALLSEPQEGDRSFNALALDLGVKVVTFDPLETGSEQASKQPDTYFKVMDKNVASLIQSFGS
- a CDS encoding flotillin family protein, with protein sequence MFLSILLTGGAGVWAFIVLLKKLYYICQPSEALIFAGLRRTTGSGQTVGYRTVRGGSALRIPLLEEVMRLDLSNMIIDLQVESAYSRGGIPLNVSGVANIKISGDEPGIHNAIERLIGKSQDEIRHIAKETLEGNLRGVMASLTPEQLNEDKVTFARTLLEEAEDDLQKLGLVLDTLQIQNISDDVLYLDSIGRKQLVELKRDSRIAEAEAKSQSAVKRAENERITSLRRLDKDLAIATANANKRVQDALTKRDALVAEEEARIGAELARAEAELPVQEQRIKQVLQQLEADVIAPAESECQTMMAEAKGEAATIIEQGRSQAEGLRDLVESLKRSGSDAKRLFLLQKLEPLLTMLSDTVQPIEVEEVNLIGERDGQNSLSIATLLKQLQSSTGLRLPEQMTSKDIGDTTD
- a CDS encoding 16S rRNA (uracil(1498)-N(3))-methyltransferase; translated protein: MNIILLKTQDFLSDSNTAHIRDYRLTHILKVLNPTIGESLKVGLLGGDCGHGIVESIDSQVVRLKVVLNQSAPPRHQFDIVLALPRPKMLRRILRTIAEYGVKNLHLINSARVEKSYWQSPLLQPEKIQESLVAGMERSKDTLMTNVQFYPRFRPFVEDQLPHLCGSRSCWITDMGAENSAIDLNIASKPSVVMIGPEGGFVPFEVDLATAKIASPIHLGTRVLSVDTAVTTVLAQALPSI
- a CDS encoding NfeD family protein, which codes for MIWTYSFCLVAGAVLIAFSLDNDGNGLDGGGFDGDGSGGNLSLLFSTPFWSFGLCGFGLCGLLMLLLSPKDSGFLSLFVACSMGLGMGWAASHVLRLMSRREADTLIRNDDFIGQQALVTLPITQAERGFVELRVRGSLIRRPALSNAGRLEEGTAVVVLASDEYTLRVDRL
- a CDS encoding J domain-containing protein, which produces MGFDPRRWSSAAEPHRRQTVTSNVDALLAENDSLRRQVLQLKRQLDVLRQRQWTQSQSKQQQRSNPRRQEHGDTAPSVSSEQVERWGEALAKQQGWNALRLSELEHLIDALNRASFHPHLNLQQRLDRLMPGLGTDLIAAMLKPVTKKRCAVLAAFALYGIRSREWLDEDPQRVVFELKNRQRSSQKSRRTRSDQRASDRNYQSYGEGNKSTELSIIEALRVLGLKHGASQDSIKKSYRRLVKQHHPDLGGSPDSFRKVNEAYQLLIMNA
- a CDS encoding flotillin family protein is translated as MSSRLLSEQPSPSVGFLSRDQNNTIAGGVGIVVVSLVGLTLLSRWMIRICRPNEMLVVTGSRTNQGSQGLKGYRVVANGGWTFVKPVLETARRMDVTLLPVLVEVKNAYSNGGTPLNIQAIANVKVSTDPDVRNNAIERFLGRDPREIIQVAQENLEGNLRSVLAQLTPEEVNEDRLRFAEQIAKDVGDDLRRLGLQLDTLKIQSVSDDVDYLNSISRRRVAQIVRDAEIAEAEAIGQAERIEAEMEEKAEVVRTDAQTVVLEKDNGVRTKVALMEKKARSEEQRTEAAELEARAIAEQKLQKVRAELERLRLQAEQVLPAQANQKAKELRARGMAAATAEDVKASALVNDLLTQVWEEAGSTAELVFLLQQIEMVLDHATRLPGRLHLKRITTLDGNDASSLASLVALNHVVVRQFFDQVKEIFGIDLIDTLSNRGNQ
- a CDS encoding DUF3598 family protein; the protein is MNDQNLSSLQNWNAFWDYHLGAWDGQWTRYKPSGELSESFLSNRSFESDPEKKIINQFNQYFYNHGEHEEKHWTYSFKDHCKKDGFMHPASDYMRGLAFRDGSAAWLVLQAKKEQYFPMELFLTNKNVRCSVGMLYGVDGELQRTACIRERRKDLDDSSWSNTSELVPPWENRNQWHGITQIIDTDLTRSSINTTFEMKPQTNEEEYFFPDNIVLRCPARITLNQKFTITGIWLESKNHLKTIKAFYGNDSKLIDVRFSIYNHK
- a CDS encoding metal ABC transporter permease, yielding MVEFQFWSLLSEPFMQRALLGGMLTGALGGVLGSFAVLRQLSFFSDALGHSSLLGITLGILLGVNPTLVLIPFAVLFALLVSQLVERSALPTDALLNIVYSSSLAVAILVLSRVKTYRGGIQQLLFGDILGISPLDIVVIAVFLVASVIYLGLSMRAQVLLTLNQDLAGAMGVRTRWHGLAFVILLAVVVAISIKAVGVLLISAFVVIPACAGRLLSRSFPVYVMISSAIGGGCALLGLLFSGLTNLPSGPSVVMVQFLGFLLAMLLSSSIHLNSRSS